Proteins co-encoded in one Corynebacterium lujinxingii genomic window:
- a CDS encoding DUF3558 family protein → MKRLAAVAMCVLLTGCAEQSLIDDPTSPPTSAPATDADSGSQAFVFDSGVLEIGDFDLYTLGDDLFDPCTEITAEEFAAAGFDNVEPMPEEYAGLARGLSSCSFTKHPQVPSEVFGNTNASKKDVEAEVDLLTEYGSQALPSLFVYGPRGGIGTGCYAQVDTGRGGLVSEVGGADGFHRQETTCQIAIENLENLHAAHSR, encoded by the coding sequence ATGAAACGACTAGCAGCAGTAGCAATGTGCGTTTTGCTCACGGGGTGCGCGGAGCAATCGCTTATCGACGACCCCACGTCCCCGCCCACCTCTGCCCCCGCCACGGATGCTGACTCGGGTTCGCAGGCGTTCGTGTTCGACAGCGGCGTCCTAGAAATCGGCGACTTCGACCTCTACACGCTTGGCGACGACCTCTTCGACCCCTGCACCGAAATCACTGCCGAAGAATTTGCCGCCGCCGGCTTCGACAACGTGGAGCCGATGCCGGAGGAGTACGCGGGGCTGGCGCGCGGGTTGAGCAGCTGCTCTTTCACTAAGCATCCACAGGTCCCGTCTGAGGTTTTCGGAAACACCAATGCTTCCAAGAAGGACGTAGAAGCAGAGGTTGATCTCTTGACCGAGTACGGGTCTCAGGCGCTCCCATCACTGTTTGTGTACGGCCCCCGTGGAGGAATCGGAACGGGATGTTACGCGCAGGTTGATACTGGACGTGGTGGTTTAGTTTCCGAAGTAGGGGGTGCGGATGGTTTTCATCGACAGGAAACAACGTGCCAGATTGCGATTGAGAATCTAGAAAACCTCCACGCCGCCCACTCCCGCTGA
- a CDS encoding site-specific integrase, whose amino-acid sequence MASITPYMTKKGKRYRVQYRDPSGKVRSKRGFVRKSDAQAWEAKNVVDVKSGDWINPALGRTTIEQLHPAWVARQTQLKPSTETMNSDIYRLHVEPVWASRAVGGVKPSEVQTWVNSLDYSASYVRNCHMVLAQHFDVAVQDGMLKKNPARGVRLPSKPVQPVKVYLTYEQLCAFADTSKYPDLIMLLGTVGLRWGEAAALRPCDLDPKRGRISITRSASKAGNRVEVVTPKTGPRSVAVPEHVMRMLVRRSANRPVGGLLWPNRDGEPMISPGHNSWFDGAVKRCQKADPSFPRVTPYGLRHVAAGLMIQAGANPLLVARQLGHADPSITMRVYASLWEDGLDVLAQSIGADVAKLQPRALES is encoded by the coding sequence ATGGCAAGCATCACGCCATACATGACGAAAAAAGGTAAGCGCTACCGGGTGCAGTACCGCGACCCGTCCGGCAAGGTTCGCTCGAAGCGAGGGTTTGTCCGTAAGAGTGATGCCCAAGCGTGGGAGGCGAAAAACGTTGTAGACGTTAAATCGGGCGATTGGATTAACCCGGCACTCGGGCGCACAACTATCGAGCAGTTGCACCCGGCTTGGGTGGCGCGGCAGACGCAGTTGAAGCCGTCCACGGAGACGATGAACTCTGACATTTACCGGCTGCATGTCGAACCGGTGTGGGCATCGCGGGCCGTTGGCGGGGTGAAACCGTCCGAGGTGCAAACCTGGGTGAACTCGTTGGACTATTCCGCGAGTTATGTGCGCAACTGCCACATGGTGCTTGCGCAGCATTTCGATGTGGCGGTGCAGGACGGGATGTTGAAGAAGAACCCGGCGCGTGGGGTGAGACTGCCTAGCAAACCTGTACAGCCAGTGAAGGTGTATCTCACCTACGAGCAGTTGTGCGCGTTTGCGGACACCTCGAAGTACCCGGATTTGATCATGCTGCTTGGCACCGTGGGTTTGCGGTGGGGTGAGGCTGCTGCGCTTAGGCCGTGCGACCTGGACCCGAAGCGGGGCAGGATCAGCATTACCCGGTCGGCGTCGAAAGCGGGTAACCGCGTGGAGGTTGTCACGCCGAAGACGGGGCCGAGGTCTGTGGCGGTGCCGGAGCATGTGATGCGCATGTTGGTGCGCCGTAGCGCGAATCGTCCGGTGGGTGGGTTGTTGTGGCCGAACCGTGATGGTGAGCCGATGATTAGTCCGGGCCATAATTCTTGGTTTGATGGTGCAGTGAAGCGGTGCCAGAAGGCGGACCCGTCGTTTCCGCGTGTGACGCCGTATGGGCTTCGGCATGTGGCGGCGGGGTTGATGATTCAGGCGGGGGCTAATCCGTTGTTGGTGGCGCGCCAGTTGGGTCATGCTGATCCGTCGATCACGATGCGGGTGTATGCGTCGTTGTGGGAGGACGGTCTGGATGTGTTGGCGCAGTCGATTGGTGCGGATGTAGCCAAATTGCAGCCACGGGCGCTCGAATCGTAG
- a CDS encoding ImmA/IrrE family metallo-endopeptidase translates to MTITDLELKLLEHAERLGVRVEDDHAGVLRPGDHGGWFPSARLIVVRPTLGPRNRVHTLAHELGHAAHGDPAGHHPRYEHRADLYAADLLIDPQEYAELEMMYDGQAGAIAADLGVTVSLLATWRADLEKRIA, encoded by the coding sequence ATGACGATTACGGACCTGGAGCTTAAATTGCTCGAGCACGCCGAGCGCCTGGGCGTACGCGTCGAAGACGACCACGCCGGAGTGCTCCGGCCCGGCGACCACGGCGGCTGGTTCCCAAGCGCGCGCCTCATCGTCGTGCGCCCCACCCTGGGCCCGCGCAACCGCGTTCACACGCTCGCCCACGAGCTCGGGCATGCCGCGCACGGCGACCCCGCGGGCCACCACCCCCGTTACGAGCACCGCGCCGACCTGTACGCAGCGGATTTACTCATCGACCCGCAGGAGTACGCGGAACTTGAAATGATGTACGACGGACAGGCCGGTGCAATCGCCGCCGACCTTGGTGTCACTGTTTCCCTTCTCGCCACCTGGCGAGCCGACCTCGAAAAGAGAATCGCATGA
- a CDS encoding MerR family transcriptional regulator gives MKHITNKELLDLVEAATGTRKLVLTVPEFATLVGQHETNIRKRVGQDIPAYRDGDQGRWRIPIQALKPFLEGRVAA, from the coding sequence ATGAAACACATCACCAACAAGGAACTGCTCGACCTCGTCGAAGCAGCCACCGGCACCCGGAAACTCGTGCTCACTGTCCCCGAGTTCGCCACGCTCGTCGGCCAGCACGAAACGAACATCCGCAAGCGCGTCGGCCAGGACATCCCCGCATACCGCGACGGTGACCAGGGCCGGTGGCGCATCCCAATCCAAGCACTCAAGCCATTCCTCGAAGGGCGGGTAGCAGCATGA
- a CDS encoding DUF7448 domain-containing protein — MSGIDYCDMTDGDLEQELVGKKIVKIDTENNTMTLHDGTVLKFHDASDCCAWFEAELEEKNLTDNAITHVTTTGEYGDESWSIHILAANNHIADVNITGNEGSGYYCHSIDLEITNPDK, encoded by the coding sequence ATGAGCGGAATCGACTACTGCGACATGACCGACGGTGACCTGGAACAGGAACTCGTCGGCAAGAAGATCGTCAAAATCGACACCGAAAACAACACCATGACGCTGCATGACGGGACAGTGCTCAAGTTCCACGACGCGTCCGACTGTTGCGCGTGGTTCGAAGCGGAACTGGAAGAAAAGAACCTCACCGACAACGCGATCACCCACGTCACCACCACCGGCGAATACGGCGACGAATCGTGGTCAATCCACATCCTCGCCGCGAACAACCACATCGCAGACGTAAACATCACAGGCAACGAGGGCAGCGGATACTACTGCCACTCCATCGACCTCGAAATCACCAACCCGGACAAATAG
- a CDS encoding DUF2800 domain-containing protein, whose product MTELRRYLTCYDTDSRRDLVYDTHGYQPHITAPDGGWTPDDKDDLEKAANDNKLIFARTHSGDVWKIGLWRFNKKTITLEDPRTTSPGSKQRLKYEEIESLGTCPTRETDGLGKVVEATAAKTEPVAHADRDHALLSASSAHRWLNCTPAPYLEAKHPDTTSEAAEEGTAAHELAEHKLRQLLDMPTTRPESEWHVEEMDDYTDQYADHVMAELTRARDTDPAAFLSIEERLDFSHIVPDGFGTGDALILGGDTLTIVDLKYGKGVEVSAVGNPQMRLYALGALATYGMIYDIEKVRMVIFQPRIGNVSVDEITADELTTWAEDVVRPAAEKAIAGEGDLKAGEWCRFCRHAAQCPALAAEMFAHVPTSAEHVPAAPDPDTLTDDQIATIVTHAGELKKWLTKVESYALAQATEGHNYPGLKLVEGRSVRKYTDEADVARTVEAAGEDPYKPREVLGITAMTKHLGKKRFEDLLGDYVHKPEGKPALVPESDKRPALELATPENVFQPIEKGA is encoded by the coding sequence GTGACCGAACTAAGGCGCTACCTCACCTGCTACGACACCGATAGCCGCAGAGACCTCGTCTACGACACCCACGGCTACCAGCCCCACATCACCGCCCCTGACGGCGGGTGGACACCCGACGACAAAGACGATCTGGAAAAAGCAGCGAACGATAACAAGCTTATCTTCGCGCGCACGCACTCCGGCGACGTCTGGAAGATCGGCTTGTGGCGGTTCAACAAGAAAACCATCACGCTCGAGGACCCGCGCACAACATCACCCGGCAGCAAGCAACGCCTCAAGTACGAGGAGATCGAATCGCTTGGCACCTGCCCGACGCGCGAAACCGACGGCCTGGGCAAAGTCGTCGAAGCGACTGCCGCGAAAACCGAACCTGTCGCGCACGCCGACCGTGACCACGCACTGCTCTCCGCGTCCAGCGCGCACCGGTGGCTCAACTGCACGCCAGCCCCTTACCTGGAAGCAAAGCACCCGGACACCACCTCGGAGGCAGCGGAGGAGGGCACGGCCGCCCATGAACTCGCGGAGCATAAACTCCGCCAGCTCCTCGACATGCCCACCACCCGGCCCGAATCGGAGTGGCATGTCGAGGAGATGGACGACTACACCGACCAGTACGCCGACCACGTCATGGCCGAACTCACCCGCGCCCGCGACACCGACCCGGCAGCGTTCCTCTCCATCGAGGAGCGCCTGGACTTCAGCCACATTGTGCCGGACGGGTTCGGCACCGGTGACGCCCTCATCCTCGGCGGCGACACACTCACCATCGTCGACCTGAAGTACGGCAAAGGCGTCGAAGTCTCCGCCGTAGGTAATCCACAGATGCGCCTGTACGCACTCGGCGCGCTGGCCACCTACGGCATGATCTACGACATCGAGAAGGTGCGCATGGTGATCTTCCAGCCACGCATCGGCAACGTCAGCGTCGATGAGATCACCGCCGACGAACTCACCACCTGGGCAGAAGATGTTGTGCGTCCCGCGGCGGAGAAAGCAATCGCAGGCGAAGGCGACCTCAAAGCGGGCGAGTGGTGCCGGTTTTGCCGGCATGCCGCACAATGCCCCGCACTCGCCGCGGAGATGTTCGCCCATGTGCCCACCTCAGCGGAGCACGTGCCGGCAGCACCAGACCCGGACACTCTCACCGACGACCAGATCGCCACGATCGTCACGCATGCTGGCGAACTGAAAAAGTGGCTGACGAAGGTGGAGTCGTACGCCCTGGCGCAAGCCACCGAGGGCCACAACTACCCGGGTTTGAAGTTGGTGGAGGGCAGGTCGGTGCGCAAGTACACCGACGAGGCCGACGTCGCCCGCACAGTCGAAGCAGCGGGGGAGGACCCGTACAAACCGCGCGAAGTCCTCGGCATCACCGCCATGACGAAACACCTCGGCAAGAAGCGCTTCGAGGACCTGCTCGGCGACTACGTCCATAAGCCGGAGGGCAAGCCCGCCCTGGTGCCGGAGTCGGATAAGCGGCCGGCGCTCGAACTCGCCACACCGGAGAACGTCTTCCAACCTATCGAGAAAGGAGCCTGA
- a CDS encoding DUF2815 family protein has protein sequence MATISNRAVKAQGRLSYPNLFTARAANETAKPKYGATLLIPKTDTATVERIQAAIDAAVKDGIERRIFKGAVDPSRSKYPPLRDGDTPKDDGSERGEEFAGHWFISAKAPGDKPRPAVVDANVQPVMDESEIYAGCYVNMFVEFYAYENSGNKGIAASLRGTQFVRDGDRLGGETLEAEDMFSAVAGADTASSADDDWL, from the coding sequence ATGGCAACCATCTCTAACCGCGCAGTCAAGGCCCAAGGCCGACTGTCCTACCCGAACCTGTTCACCGCCCGCGCAGCAAACGAGACCGCCAAACCCAAGTACGGAGCAACCCTGCTCATCCCCAAGACCGACACCGCCACCGTCGAACGCATCCAGGCCGCCATCGACGCAGCCGTGAAAGACGGCATCGAACGCCGCATCTTCAAGGGAGCCGTCGACCCCTCGCGCTCCAAGTACCCCCCGCTGCGTGACGGCGACACCCCCAAGGACGACGGCAGCGAACGCGGCGAGGAGTTCGCCGGCCACTGGTTCATCTCCGCGAAGGCACCAGGCGACAAGCCCCGCCCGGCCGTCGTCGACGCCAACGTCCAGCCCGTCATGGACGAGTCCGAGATCTACGCCGGCTGCTACGTCAACATGTTCGTGGAGTTCTACGCCTACGAGAACTCCGGCAACAAGGGCATCGCAGCGTCCCTGCGCGGCACGCAGTTCGTCCGCGACGGCGACCGCCTCGGTGGCGAAACGCTGGAGGCGGAGGACATGTTCTCCGCAGTCGCCGGTGCCGACACGGCATCGTCCGCCGACGACGACTGGCTGTAA
- a CDS encoding NUMOD4 motif-containing HNH endonuclease, giving the protein MQLENWKPIPGYEGCYEVSDQGRVRSLGRTIFYRDGRTKTIRERMLKPNNTGKGYKNVSLWKDHKVQVKLIHALVTEAFIGPRPEGLEVCHNNGKPGDNRLENLRYDTRSANALDRTKHGNNHCRNRTHCPRGHALQQPNLVPSRAKQGHRKCLACQRAHAYLYHHKDQRSQMQQLADGYYRKIMQSTIREGSNHQCKTEN; this is encoded by the coding sequence ATGCAACTCGAGAACTGGAAACCCATCCCCGGCTACGAAGGGTGCTACGAGGTCTCTGACCAGGGAAGGGTGAGAAGCCTCGGCCGCACCATCTTCTATCGCGATGGAAGAACGAAAACCATCCGCGAACGGATGCTCAAGCCGAACAACACTGGTAAGGGCTACAAAAACGTCAGTCTGTGGAAAGACCACAAAGTTCAGGTCAAACTCATCCACGCGCTCGTCACCGAGGCATTCATTGGGCCACGCCCCGAAGGGCTTGAAGTGTGCCACAACAACGGAAAACCAGGCGACAACCGGCTTGAAAACCTGCGATACGACACCAGAAGCGCCAACGCACTCGATCGGACGAAACACGGAAATAACCACTGCCGCAACCGAACACATTGCCCCAGAGGACACGCGCTACAGCAGCCGAATCTAGTCCCCAGTCGCGCGAAGCAAGGACATCGAAAATGCCTCGCCTGTCAGCGCGCGCACGCCTACCTGTACCACCACAAAGACCAACGCAGCCAAATGCAACAGCTGGCCGATGGCTACTACCGAAAAATCATGCAATCAACGATCCGCGAGGGGAGCAACCACCAGTGCAAAACCGAGAACTGA
- a CDS encoding virulence-associated E family protein, translated as MTAMAYEPVVVELTKSEYFSLPKGERDKHKDVGGFVGGHLKNGRRRKGHVLSRSLVTLDLDNLPAEVDLAAVLAETLPYAWLAHTTLSHSPENPRWRVWVWLTRDISPDEYGAVSRRIAQDINPGLSWFDPSTFESERLMYAPATLTDGDYHVEVSSKKDILNPDDFLERYDTWQDVTTWPGITPEQAKAFEANGRLDDPRDKPGMLGAFNRAYPITRAIETFLPEVYKPGTTKDRYTYTGGTSSNGLIVYNGGHFAYSQHATDPAADGHSHSAFDLVRIHRFGDLDADTTASTPANKKPSYVAMMDLVNDDPGARAENAKASAAMIDEVFQPITTDNDESVAAPGPADEPLEETNKLPVDTAGAGEKPASSKDWLLKLETKQDGTFKDTIGNFELILQHDPRFNHIAWNSHASQLEVQDPSLLPWDQVKPGWTDNDEARLKTEIARTYGGLYAPTKMNDALLSTASARAFHPVRDYFNNLLPWDGVERLDTLLVDTLGADDTDYVRAVTRKTFVAAHRRTFQPGCKFDHVLTLVGPQGVGKSTIFARMAGQWFSDSLTITDMKDKTGAEKLLGNLVVELSELAGMRKAEAEPVKGFISRTEDKFRPAYGRTVQTYPRQCIIVGSTNADEGFLRDTTGNRRWWPVHVTGEGWLGKPHDLDQHTIDQLWAEARARDLAGEDLYLTGEVLEAAEHAQAESVEADDRIGIVQEYLDKILPPNWDRLSLTARRIWLADESISDADKAPDMWDKAGKRTSVSKIEIWSECFGRDPDAMRKIDSHEITAIMQQVDGWEDTGKLKRLPIYGRQRLFERSRVRVA; from the coding sequence ATGACGGCAATGGCATACGAGCCAGTCGTAGTGGAGCTCACCAAGAGCGAATACTTCTCCCTCCCGAAGGGAGAAAGAGACAAGCACAAGGATGTCGGTGGATTCGTCGGTGGCCACCTTAAAAACGGCCGGCGTCGCAAAGGCCACGTTCTTTCTCGTTCGCTGGTCACCCTCGACTTGGATAATCTCCCCGCCGAGGTCGACCTCGCAGCAGTGCTCGCGGAGACGCTGCCGTACGCATGGCTCGCGCACACCACATTGAGTCACTCGCCCGAGAATCCACGATGGCGTGTCTGGGTGTGGCTGACACGCGATATTTCGCCAGACGAATATGGCGCAGTTTCTCGCCGTATTGCCCAGGACATCAACCCCGGCTTGAGCTGGTTCGACCCGTCGACGTTCGAAAGTGAACGGCTGATGTACGCTCCGGCCACCCTCACCGACGGCGACTACCACGTCGAAGTATCCAGCAAGAAAGACATCCTCAACCCGGACGACTTCCTTGAGCGTTACGACACTTGGCAAGACGTCACCACCTGGCCCGGCATCACCCCAGAACAGGCCAAGGCTTTCGAAGCCAACGGCAGGCTGGACGACCCGCGGGACAAGCCCGGCATGCTCGGCGCCTTCAACCGCGCCTACCCAATCACCCGCGCGATCGAAACGTTCCTGCCCGAGGTGTACAAACCTGGCACCACCAAGGACCGCTACACCTACACCGGCGGCACCTCGTCCAACGGACTCATCGTCTACAACGGCGGCCACTTCGCCTACTCCCAGCACGCCACCGACCCCGCAGCCGACGGCCACTCCCACAGTGCGTTCGACCTCGTGCGCATCCACCGCTTCGGCGACCTCGACGCGGACACCACCGCCAGCACACCGGCGAACAAGAAGCCTTCGTATGTGGCGATGATGGACCTCGTCAACGACGACCCGGGCGCCCGCGCCGAGAACGCGAAAGCGAGTGCCGCGATGATCGACGAAGTCTTCCAGCCGATCACCACCGACAACGACGAATCTGTGGCAGCGCCGGGACCAGCGGACGAACCGTTAGAAGAAACCAACAAGTTGCCCGTCGACACCGCCGGAGCAGGGGAGAAGCCGGCCTCCAGCAAGGACTGGCTACTCAAACTCGAAACGAAGCAGGACGGCACGTTCAAAGACACCATCGGAAACTTCGAACTCATCCTGCAGCACGACCCCCGGTTCAACCACATCGCCTGGAACAGCCACGCCTCACAACTCGAAGTCCAAGACCCCAGCCTCCTGCCCTGGGACCAGGTCAAACCCGGCTGGACCGACAACGACGAAGCCAGGCTCAAAACCGAAATCGCCCGCACCTACGGCGGGCTCTACGCACCCACCAAAATGAACGACGCACTCCTCTCCACCGCCAGCGCGCGCGCCTTCCACCCCGTGCGCGACTACTTCAACAACCTCCTGCCCTGGGACGGCGTCGAACGCCTCGACACGCTGCTCGTTGACACGCTCGGCGCCGACGACACCGACTACGTCCGCGCGGTCACCCGCAAAACCTTCGTCGCCGCACACCGCCGCACCTTCCAACCCGGCTGCAAATTCGACCACGTCTTAACGTTGGTCGGCCCCCAAGGCGTCGGAAAATCCACCATCTTCGCCCGCATGGCTGGCCAATGGTTCTCCGACAGCCTCACCATCACCGATATGAAGGACAAAACCGGCGCCGAAAAACTCCTCGGCAACCTCGTCGTCGAACTCTCCGAGCTCGCCGGAATGCGCAAAGCGGAAGCCGAACCAGTCAAAGGCTTCATCTCACGCACGGAGGACAAATTCCGGCCGGCCTACGGGCGCACGGTGCAGACCTACCCGCGCCAGTGCATCATCGTCGGCTCCACCAACGCCGACGAAGGGTTCTTGCGCGACACCACCGGCAACCGCCGCTGGTGGCCCGTACACGTAACAGGGGAGGGGTGGCTCGGCAAACCCCACGACCTTGACCAGCACACCATCGACCAACTCTGGGCCGAAGCACGCGCACGCGACCTCGCCGGCGAAGACCTCTACCTCACCGGCGAGGTGCTCGAAGCCGCCGAGCACGCCCAGGCCGAGAGCGTTGAGGCGGACGACCGCATCGGCATCGTCCAGGAATACCTCGACAAAATCCTGCCGCCGAACTGGGATCGACTATCCCTCACGGCTCGGAGGATCTGGCTCGCCGATGAGTCAATCTCCGACGCCGATAAAGCGCCGGACATGTGGGATAAAGCCGGGAAGCGAACAAGCGTCTCGAAGATCGAGATCTGGTCGGAGTGCTTCGGCCGCGACCCGGACGCGATGCGCAAGATCGACTCGCACGAGATCACCGCGATCATGCAACAAGTCGACGGTTGGGAAGACACGGGCAAATTAAAGCGCCTCCCGATCTACGGCAGGCAAAGACTATTCGAGCGCTCACGTGTTCGAGTTGCCTAA
- a CDS encoding VRR-NUC domain-containing protein, with product MLEKAIERKLMTLTKERGGYCPKFTSPGTAGMPDRIIILPGGKMGFVEVKAPGQQPRPLQKVQHKKLRDLDIPVYVLDSPDTDTITGILDAIQAA from the coding sequence ATGCTCGAAAAAGCAATCGAACGAAAACTTATGACCCTCACAAAGGAGCGAGGCGGGTACTGCCCAAAGTTCACCAGCCCCGGAACTGCTGGCATGCCGGACCGAATCATCATTCTCCCCGGCGGAAAGATGGGGTTCGTCGAAGTAAAAGCGCCAGGTCAGCAACCACGACCACTCCAAAAAGTTCAGCACAAAAAACTGCGCGACCTCGACATCCCCGTCTATGTCCTAGATAGCCCCGACACCGACACCATCACCGGAATACTCGATGCAATACAAGCCGCATGA
- a CDS encoding DEAD/DEAH box helicase, whose product MQYKPHDYQRHTTQFIIDHPECAIFLGMGMGKTISTLTAIEALKHDYFDVDKVLVVAPVRVARDTWPAEIEKWDHLADLTVSPIIGTAGQRAAAADRQADIYTIGRENIPWLVKHHGGRWPYDMVIIDELSSFKNPQAKRFKALKKVRPKITRIVGLTGTPAPNSLLDIWAPFRLIDNGQRLGKFITHYRDQYFLPDKRNGQVVYSWKIRPGADQAIYDNIADITVSMRTTDYLTLPEATRQHIEVTLAPKEKKMIDTLKKDLVLDLGDDTIDAENAATLSNKLLQLAGGAIYSQDGDVIEVHDQKLNALAELADQADGNTLLVCYWFKHERDRILARIPGARVLDTKQDFEDWNDGKVPVGLIHPASAGHGLNLQAGGHIMVWFTTPWSLELYEQANARLNRQGQTEPVSIIHIDTANSIDQDVHAALARKDTTQSALIEAVAAELDQAERTAA is encoded by the coding sequence ATGCAATACAAGCCGCATGACTACCAACGCCACACCACCCAATTCATCATCGACCATCCCGAGTGCGCCATCTTTCTAGGAATGGGCATGGGCAAGACAATCTCCACCCTCACCGCCATCGAAGCACTCAAGCACGACTACTTCGACGTCGACAAGGTGCTTGTCGTCGCCCCGGTCCGCGTCGCCCGCGACACATGGCCCGCCGAGATCGAGAAGTGGGACCACCTTGCCGACCTCACTGTCAGCCCCATCATCGGCACCGCGGGGCAGCGCGCCGCCGCCGCCGACCGCCAGGCCGACATTTACACCATCGGCCGGGAGAACATCCCCTGGCTCGTCAAACACCACGGCGGACGGTGGCCCTACGACATGGTCATCATCGACGAACTCTCATCGTTCAAGAACCCTCAAGCCAAGCGCTTCAAAGCACTGAAAAAAGTACGGCCGAAAATCACCCGCATCGTCGGACTCACCGGCACCCCAGCGCCCAACAGTCTGCTGGACATTTGGGCGCCGTTCCGTCTCATCGACAACGGCCAACGCCTCGGAAAGTTCATCACCCACTACCGTGACCAGTATTTCCTGCCCGATAAGCGCAACGGGCAAGTCGTCTACTCGTGGAAGATCCGGCCCGGCGCGGACCAGGCGATCTACGACAACATCGCCGACATCACCGTCAGCATGCGCACCACCGACTACCTCACCCTGCCGGAGGCCACCCGCCAGCACATCGAGGTCACCCTCGCCCCGAAGGAGAAGAAGATGATCGACACGCTGAAGAAAGATCTCGTCCTGGACCTCGGCGACGACACCATCGACGCCGAAAACGCAGCCACCCTGTCCAACAAACTCCTCCAACTGGCAGGAGGGGCTATCTACTCCCAGGACGGCGACGTCATCGAAGTCCACGACCAGAAACTCAACGCCCTTGCTGAACTCGCTGACCAGGCCGACGGCAACACACTGCTGGTCTGCTACTGGTTCAAGCACGAACGCGACCGCATCCTCGCGCGCATCCCCGGGGCGCGCGTGCTGGACACCAAGCAGGACTTCGAGGATTGGAACGACGGTAAAGTCCCTGTTGGGTTGATCCACCCCGCGTCCGCCGGCCACGGCCTGAATCTGCAGGCCGGTGGGCACATCATGGTGTGGTTCACCACCCCCTGGTCCCTGGAACTTTACGAGCAGGCGAACGCGCGCCTGAACCGGCAAGGGCAAACCGAACCGGTCAGCATCATCCACATTGACACCGCCAATTCGATCGACCAAGACGTGCACGCAGCCTTGGCGCGCAAGGACACCACCCAATCCGCACTCATCGAAGCCGTCGCCGCCGAACTCGACCAAGCAGAGAGGACCGCAGCATGA
- a CDS encoding HNH endonuclease, producing the protein MAWTNRGHNSAADIRRILDRDGHRCTACGDSDGPFEVDHIDNTRGPHYNTDANKQTLCVTCHEKKTRAEARRGHQRYYARRRLPQKPHPGLIG; encoded by the coding sequence TTGGCCTGGACTAACCGCGGGCACAACAGCGCCGCCGACATCCGCCGCATTCTCGACCGTGACGGGCACCGCTGCACCGCATGCGGCGACTCTGATGGCCCGTTCGAAGTCGACCACATCGACAACACGCGCGGACCCCACTACAACACTGACGCCAACAAGCAAACACTGTGCGTCACCTGCCACGAGAAGAAAACCCGGGCAGAAGCACGACGAGGACACCAGCGCTACTACGCCCGGCGCCGACTGCCCCAGAAGCCCCACCCCGGACTAATTGGCTAA
- a CDS encoding phage terminase small subunit, whose protein sequence is MPGPPPKREDQRRRRNKNPDGLTTVTAAGGKRPKLPRVSPHWHPLMKDWFRSLKESGQSQFYEASDWQTARLLAEIMSQELNSGEPVKAAMLGEFNRAAASLMTTEGERRRLRVELQAPQAQEDGGKVVSIMDRYREKLSE, encoded by the coding sequence GTGCCAGGACCACCACCGAAGCGTGAAGACCAGCGCCGCCGCCGCAACAAGAACCCGGACGGGTTGACCACTGTCACGGCTGCTGGCGGGAAGCGCCCGAAACTGCCGCGCGTGTCGCCGCACTGGCACCCGCTGATGAAGGACTGGTTCCGCTCACTGAAGGAGTCGGGCCAGTCGCAGTTCTACGAGGCGTCAGATTGGCAGACTGCGCGCCTTCTGGCGGAGATCATGTCGCAGGAATTGAACTCGGGTGAGCCGGTGAAGGCCGCGATGCTCGGCGAGTTCAACCGCGCAGCGGCGTCGCTGATGACTACGGAGGGGGAGCGTCGCCGACTGCGGGTGGAGTTGCAGGCGCCGCAGGCCCAGGAGGACGGCGGGAAGGTCGTCTCGATTATGGACCGGTATCGGGAGAAGTTGTCGGAGTAG